One part of the Anaeromyxobacter sp. Fw109-5 genome encodes these proteins:
- a CDS encoding four helix bundle protein, producing MPNTVLVQLKPGSVSTPSPTPFPFQTLDVYRCARELAVRVHRAQLSDAELRDHATRAAKSAFLNLSEGLPDDRVAMRRKYFLASDGSLHEVVAAVDLAAGIGAVQETDAAEILALADRLRAMLRGLLRRAATR from the coding sequence ATGCCAAACACCGTTCTCGTCCAGCTGAAGCCCGGTTCCGTTTCCACTCCCTCCCCCACACCCTTCCCCTTCCAGACCCTCGACGTCTACCGCTGCGCCCGAGAGCTCGCGGTGCGCGTTCATCGCGCCCAGCTCTCCGACGCGGAGCTCCGCGATCACGCCACCCGCGCGGCCAAGAGCGCGTTCCTGAACCTCAGCGAGGGACTCCCCGACGATCGCGTCGCCATGCGGCGCAAGTACTTCCTCGCCTCCGACGGCTCGCTCCACGAGGTCGTCGCGGCGGTGGACCTCGCAGCCGGCATCGGGGCGGTCCAGGAGACCGACGCCGCCGAGATCCTCGCCCTCGCCGACCGGCTCCGGGCCATGCTGCGAGGGCTGCTCCGCAGGGCCGCCACGCGCTGA
- a CDS encoding four helix bundle protein, with amino-acid sequence MANNLASLADAARSTVPSSRSRNSSPVPVLPHHKLHAFAVARDLLLAVVGSPIRDAKLRDEAVRSAKSACLNTAEGAGRVTRGDKARAFAIARAETVEAAAAVEIAALCGDTSAAHAEEVARIADRLVAMLTGLVR; translated from the coding sequence ATGGCCAACAACCTCGCTTCCCTTGCAGACGCAGCCCGCTCCACCGTCCCCTCCTCCCGCTCCCGCAATTCTTCCCCCGTCCCCGTCCTCCCTCACCACAAGCTCCACGCGTTCGCCGTCGCGCGTGACCTGCTCCTCGCCGTCGTCGGCTCGCCCATCCGCGACGCGAAGCTCCGCGACGAGGCCGTCCGCTCGGCCAAGTCGGCCTGCCTCAACACCGCGGAGGGCGCCGGGCGAGTGACGAGGGGCGACAAAGCCCGCGCGTTCGCCATCGCCCGCGCGGAGACCGTCGAGGCCGCCGCGGCGGTCGAGATCGCGGCGCTGTGCGGGGACACCTCCGCCGCCCACGCGGAGGAGGTCGCCCGGATCGCGGACCGCCTCGTGGCGATGCTGACGGGGCTGGTGCGCTAA
- a CDS encoding metallophosphoesterase yields MASMIRLAALADIHGNVWALEAVLKDAKGQGADGFVNAGDLLSGPLDPAATADLLMSLDLPTVAGNHERQLLACEHAAGGPSDQYAFEHVSLRHRDWLRQLPSTLEVDGAILLCHGTPSDDRAYLLEEVERGRVVRAPAAVVEARAAGAGQRLIVCGHSHQPGIHWLSDGRLVVNPGSVGLQAYDDDHPSFHVVENGSPHARYAICERTRSGWSVALRSVEYDHAAAVAAARRNGREDWARWLQTGRA; encoded by the coding sequence ATGGCCAGCATGATCCGGCTCGCCGCGCTTGCGGACATCCACGGGAACGTGTGGGCGCTCGAGGCTGTGCTGAAGGACGCGAAGGGACAGGGAGCGGACGGCTTCGTCAACGCGGGGGATCTGCTCTCCGGGCCGCTCGACCCCGCTGCCACGGCCGACCTGCTCATGTCGCTCGACCTGCCCACGGTCGCCGGCAACCACGAGCGCCAGCTCCTCGCGTGCGAGCACGCCGCGGGGGGCCCCTCGGACCAGTACGCGTTCGAGCACGTCAGCCTCCGCCACCGCGACTGGCTGCGGCAGCTGCCCTCGACGCTGGAGGTCGACGGCGCGATCCTGCTCTGTCATGGCACGCCGTCGGACGATCGCGCGTACCTCCTCGAGGAGGTGGAGCGGGGCCGCGTGGTCCGCGCTCCGGCGGCAGTGGTCGAGGCACGCGCCGCGGGAGCCGGGCAGCGCCTCATCGTGTGCGGCCACTCGCACCAGCCGGGCATCCACTGGCTCTCGGACGGGCGGCTCGTCGTGAATCCGGGCAGCGTGGGGTTGCAGGCCTACGACGACGATCATCCGTCCTTCCACGTGGTCGAGAACGGGAGTCCCCACGCTCGCTACGCCATCTGCGAGCGGACCCGGAGCGGCTGGAGCGTCGCGCTTCGCAGCGTCGAGTACGACCACGCCGCCGCCGTCGCGGCCGCACGAAGGAACGGCCGGGAGGACTGGGCGCGCTGGCTGCAGACCGGGCGGGCGTGA
- a CDS encoding VIT domain-containing protein: MSAARASADRAPPRADLVRLAALVAALPAHTTLEPHGAEAGAAPVPFSPRLTGRGPDGEAVLEFPLVHTRVAAQITGDVARVEVTQFYANPSPDRLEAIYAFPLPPDAAVTDMLFRIGDRVVISEVRRREEARRTYEAAKREGRTAALTEQERPNLFTQSVANVPPGETVAVVLRYVHEVPFDGGRYAFHFPTTVGPRYVPGAALAPDAPGGARGPGTSPDTGRVPDASRVTPPVSPPGTRSGHDVDLLVRLVPGGAFDEVETRSHRVVTGLEPAGARLVALAEDDRIPNKDFVLTWRPAGVVPGAHALVQREKGEDFLMLFVQPPAGVAPALVRPKELVFLVDKSGSMMGAPFDRVRALVARALDAMGPDDTFQVVAFDGSAQAMSEAPLPATPSAIARAKEWLASLEGGGGTEMLEGVRAALSPPEDPRRLRMVVFCTDGFIGNEPEIIEAVEALRGRARVFGFGIGSSVNRYLVEGVGRAGRGASEVVSLDEPPDAAVARLFARIDRPLLTDLEVGFEGAEVTDLLPARLPDLFAGQPLVVAARVRGGRPSHVILRGRLGEAPWVSRVEVATARAAVGDGSEQPVVGTLWARRRIDDLLGARPTAPERSAIEETVALALRFKLVTPYTSFVAVERELRVDPALPLAQALVPNELPEGVSYEGIFGPASLVDVAPARVKPGDPELRVVAPPGAVSVSVALPFERSAREAIRDPARGDFVLRFLVPPAWPDGSYDARVTIRHEDGRREERVAPIRVDTTPAAVAVLAAPATAAPGETVRLALKPALPVAWLPELARRPGGLGNAVKGAMEVKEVLVRAPWGERARARMEGPLGAWVAELHVPVAARAGAAGLEVVASDAAGNVSRRRLTLAVVPARAPGTAGALRADVGARLVVLALAGAALAAAFLRLGAERRGRRRATLLALALAPAVGHARPASLAVSPPRPGRRGRVALARAMLVAVLGGATLLAAATAALAWKERARLRHLALPAVSDPSLAPEPLAALAALPPCASAELARVGRRVTAVLAASDGATLVGTFDGGIVRLGTDGAAQEIAGLEGRERFVNALAEHDGLVWAATQGGLVALDGERRALTLLAGEGVTSLARAGQRLYAGTARGVFRVSAGRGAEPMSVTGPDGEPIRASALAASETELWIGTASGAYALSRASLEAPLLSRIATWHPLVFGAPGAATNVVTALAPLGAGALAGTDDGGLVRLGADGAVSALRLADARANEVNPGAAAVAGEAVVVGTQGGGLVFARPTETGLGAGRPLGLERLAVSALSASGGELLAGTAQGAVLRIACGAEREPGNVEEVEPGT; encoded by the coding sequence GTGAGCGCGGCGCGAGCGAGCGCTGACCGCGCGCCCCCGCGCGCGGACCTCGTCCGGCTCGCCGCGCTCGTCGCGGCGCTCCCCGCCCACACGACGCTCGAGCCGCACGGCGCGGAGGCCGGGGCGGCGCCGGTCCCGTTCTCGCCGCGCCTCACGGGCCGCGGCCCGGACGGCGAGGCGGTGCTCGAGTTCCCGCTCGTGCACACCCGCGTGGCCGCCCAGATCACCGGCGACGTGGCGCGGGTCGAGGTCACGCAGTTCTACGCGAACCCCTCGCCCGACCGGCTCGAGGCGATCTACGCGTTCCCGCTGCCTCCCGATGCCGCCGTCACCGACATGCTGTTCCGCATCGGCGACCGAGTGGTGATCTCCGAGGTGCGCAGGCGCGAGGAGGCGCGCCGCACGTACGAGGCGGCGAAGCGGGAGGGTCGCACGGCGGCGCTCACCGAGCAGGAGCGGCCGAACCTCTTCACGCAGTCGGTCGCGAACGTCCCGCCCGGCGAGACGGTCGCGGTCGTGCTGCGCTACGTGCACGAGGTCCCGTTCGACGGGGGCCGCTACGCCTTCCACTTCCCCACCACCGTGGGGCCGCGGTACGTCCCCGGCGCCGCGCTCGCCCCGGACGCGCCAGGGGGCGCACGCGGTCCGGGCACCTCGCCCGACACCGGCCGCGTGCCGGATGCGTCGCGCGTCACCCCGCCCGTCTCACCGCCGGGGACGCGCTCGGGCCACGACGTGGACCTCCTCGTCCGGCTCGTGCCCGGCGGCGCGTTCGACGAGGTGGAGACGCGCAGCCACCGCGTCGTCACCGGCCTCGAGCCCGCGGGGGCGCGGCTGGTCGCCCTCGCCGAGGACGACCGGATCCCGAACAAGGACTTCGTGCTCACCTGGCGCCCCGCCGGCGTCGTCCCGGGGGCGCACGCGCTCGTGCAGCGGGAGAAGGGCGAGGACTTCCTCATGCTGTTCGTCCAGCCGCCCGCCGGCGTCGCTCCGGCGCTGGTCCGCCCGAAGGAGCTCGTGTTCCTCGTGGACAAGTCCGGGTCGATGATGGGGGCGCCGTTCGACCGGGTGCGCGCCCTAGTGGCGCGGGCGCTCGACGCGATGGGGCCGGACGACACCTTCCAGGTGGTCGCCTTCGACGGGTCGGCGCAGGCGATGAGCGAGGCGCCGTTGCCGGCGACGCCGTCCGCGATCGCGCGCGCGAAGGAGTGGCTCGCGTCGCTGGAGGGCGGGGGCGGGACCGAGATGCTCGAGGGGGTGCGCGCCGCGCTCTCGCCGCCGGAGGATCCGCGCCGGCTGCGGATGGTGGTGTTCTGCACGGACGGCTTCATCGGGAACGAGCCGGAGATCATCGAGGCGGTGGAGGCGCTGCGCGGCCGGGCGCGCGTGTTCGGCTTCGGCATCGGCTCCTCGGTGAACCGCTACCTGGTGGAGGGCGTCGGGCGCGCGGGCCGGGGCGCCTCCGAGGTGGTGTCGCTGGACGAGCCACCGGACGCGGCGGTGGCCCGCCTCTTCGCGCGGATCGATCGCCCGCTCCTCACCGATCTCGAGGTCGGCTTCGAGGGCGCGGAGGTGACGGACCTGCTCCCCGCGCGCCTGCCGGACCTGTTCGCGGGGCAGCCGCTCGTCGTGGCGGCGCGCGTCCGCGGCGGCAGGCCGTCGCACGTGATCCTGCGCGGCCGGCTCGGCGAGGCGCCGTGGGTCTCGCGCGTCGAGGTCGCGACGGCGCGCGCCGCGGTGGGCGACGGCTCCGAGCAGCCGGTGGTGGGGACGCTCTGGGCGCGACGCCGGATCGACGACCTCCTCGGCGCGCGCCCCACCGCGCCGGAGCGCTCCGCCATCGAGGAGACCGTCGCGCTCGCCCTGCGCTTCAAGCTGGTCACGCCCTACACCTCGTTCGTCGCGGTCGAGCGCGAGCTCCGCGTCGATCCGGCGCTGCCGCTCGCGCAGGCGCTGGTCCCGAACGAGCTGCCGGAGGGGGTCTCGTACGAGGGCATCTTCGGACCCGCCTCCCTGGTGGACGTCGCCCCCGCCCGCGTGAAGCCCGGCGATCCTGAGCTGCGCGTGGTGGCGCCGCCGGGCGCGGTGTCGGTCTCCGTCGCGCTCCCCTTCGAGCGGAGCGCGCGCGAGGCGATCCGCGACCCCGCTCGCGGCGACTTCGTGCTCCGCTTCCTCGTCCCGCCCGCCTGGCCGGACGGGAGCTACGACGCGCGGGTCACCATCCGGCACGAGGACGGCAGGCGCGAGGAGCGGGTCGCCCCGATCCGCGTGGACACCACGCCCGCCGCCGTCGCCGTGCTCGCCGCTCCCGCGACGGCGGCGCCCGGCGAGACCGTGCGCCTCGCGCTCAAGCCGGCGCTGCCGGTCGCGTGGCTCCCCGAGCTGGCTCGGCGGCCGGGCGGCCTCGGCAACGCGGTGAAGGGGGCGATGGAGGTGAAGGAGGTGCTCGTGCGCGCGCCGTGGGGCGAGCGCGCGCGGGCGCGGATGGAGGGGCCGCTCGGCGCCTGGGTGGCGGAGCTCCACGTCCCCGTGGCCGCGCGCGCCGGTGCGGCCGGACTCGAGGTGGTCGCCTCCGACGCGGCGGGCAACGTGAGCCGGCGCAGGCTGACGCTCGCCGTCGTGCCCGCGCGCGCTCCTGGTACGGCGGGAGCCCTCCGGGCCGACGTCGGCGCGAGGCTGGTCGTCCTCGCCCTCGCCGGCGCGGCGCTCGCCGCCGCCTTCCTCCGGCTCGGGGCGGAGCGGCGTGGCCGCCGTCGCGCGACGCTGCTCGCGCTGGCGCTCGCGCCGGCAGTCGGCCACGCCCGCCCCGCCTCCCTCGCGGTGTCCCCCCCGCGCCCGGGACGCCGGGGCCGGGTCGCGCTCGCCCGCGCGATGCTCGTCGCCGTCCTCGGCGGCGCGACGCTCCTCGCAGCGGCCACGGCCGCCCTCGCCTGGAAGGAGCGCGCCCGTCTCCGCCACCTGGCGCTCCCCGCGGTGAGCGATCCGTCGCTCGCGCCGGAGCCTCTCGCCGCGCTCGCCGCGCTGCCGCCCTGCGCCAGCGCCGAGCTCGCGCGGGTGGGCCGGCGCGTCACCGCCGTGCTGGCGGCCTCGGACGGCGCGACCCTCGTCGGCACGTTCGACGGGGGGATCGTGCGCCTCGGAACCGACGGGGCGGCCCAGGAGATCGCGGGGCTCGAGGGCCGCGAACGGTTCGTGAACGCGCTCGCCGAGCACGACGGGCTCGTGTGGGCGGCGACGCAGGGCGGGCTCGTCGCCCTCGACGGCGAGCGCCGCGCGCTCACCTTGCTCGCGGGCGAGGGGGTGACCTCGCTCGCGCGCGCGGGGCAGCGGCTCTACGCCGGGACCGCGCGGGGCGTCTTCCGCGTCTCGGCGGGGCGCGGGGCCGAGCCGATGTCCGTCACCGGCCCCGATGGCGAGCCCATCCGCGCGAGCGCGCTCGCCGCGAGCGAGACGGAGCTCTGGATCGGGACGGCCTCGGGCGCGTACGCGCTCTCGCGCGCGAGCCTGGAGGCGCCGCTCCTGTCGCGGATCGCGACCTGGCACCCCCTCGTCTTCGGAGCCCCCGGCGCGGCGACGAACGTGGTCACCGCCCTCGCGCCGCTGGGCGCCGGAGCGCTGGCCGGCACCGACGACGGCGGGCTCGTGCGGCTGGGGGCGGACGGCGCCGTGTCGGCGCTGAGGCTCGCCGACGCGCGCGCGAACGAGGTGAACCCGGGCGCCGCGGCGGTCGCGGGCGAGGCGGTGGTGGTGGGCACGCAGGGCGGCGGCCTCGTGTTCGCGCGGCCGACGGAGACCGGGCTCGGGGCCGGGCGGCCGCTGGGGCTCGAGCGGCTCGCGGTGTCGGCCCTGTCTGCGAGCGGGGGAGAGCTGCTGGCGGGCACGGCGCAGGGCGCGGTGCTGCGGATCGCGTGCGGGGCGGAGCGGGAGCCCGGGAACGTAGAGGAGGTCGAGCCGGGGACGTGA
- a CDS encoding helix-turn-helix domain-containing protein has protein sequence MGVSVPWLFFHAMSTTFARRLTLWKLLATATEPLPLATIADRLGISKNTAQRDLDALSAAGVPVLEERRGQRLYFSVSGGEWLMATGRRSSSHGARRR, from the coding sequence GTGGGCGTGTCCGTCCCGTGGCTCTTCTTTCACGCCATGTCCACCACCTTCGCCCGGCGACTCACGCTCTGGAAGCTCCTCGCCACCGCGACGGAGCCCCTGCCGCTCGCCACCATCGCCGACCGCCTCGGCATCTCGAAGAACACGGCGCAGCGCGATCTCGACGCCCTCTCGGCGGCGGGGGTTCCCGTGCTCGAGGAGCGGCGCGGGCAGCGGCTGTACTTCAGCGTGTCGGGCGGAGAGTGGCTGATGGCGACCGGGCGACGGTCCAGCTCACACGGCGCCCGCCGCCGGTAG
- a CDS encoding exodeoxyribonuclease III — protein sequence MTLKIGTWNVNGIRAREAQVAEWIAREHPDVVCLQEIKAPPARVPPSLCELEGYWCLWHGATAYSGVGLHVRRELAAERPAFTHPDFDLETRIAVAEVAGVTVASVYVPNGGKDYPAKLRFLEALDRWVEAACAAGRPLVVAGDLNVARTDQDVHPKERKAGAIGQRPDERAVFERILSHGLVDLGRAMDPTNEGLFTYWAPWRNLRQRNIGWRIDYVLVSAALARRATRCAVLADFGTSDHAPLVAELP from the coding sequence GTGACCTTGAAGATCGGTACGTGGAACGTGAACGGCATCCGGGCGCGGGAGGCGCAGGTCGCGGAGTGGATCGCGCGCGAGCACCCCGACGTCGTGTGCCTTCAGGAGATCAAGGCCCCTCCGGCGCGGGTCCCCCCCTCGCTGTGCGAGCTCGAGGGGTACTGGTGCCTGTGGCACGGCGCCACCGCGTACTCAGGAGTGGGCCTGCACGTGCGCCGCGAGCTCGCGGCCGAGCGTCCCGCCTTCACCCACCCCGACTTCGATCTCGAGACCCGCATCGCGGTCGCGGAGGTGGCGGGCGTCACCGTCGCCTCGGTCTACGTCCCGAACGGCGGCAAGGACTATCCGGCGAAGCTCCGCTTCCTCGAGGCGCTCGATCGCTGGGTCGAGGCCGCCTGCGCGGCCGGCCGTCCGCTCGTCGTGGCGGGTGACCTGAACGTCGCGCGCACCGATCAGGACGTTCACCCCAAGGAGCGGAAGGCTGGCGCCATCGGCCAGAGACCGGACGAGCGCGCTGTCTTCGAGCGAATCCTGTCGCACGGGCTCGTCGACCTCGGCCGCGCCATGGATCCCACCAACGAAGGGCTGTTCACCTACTGGGCGCCCTGGCGCAACCTGCGCCAGCGAAACATCGGCTGGCGCATCGACTACGTGCTCGTGAGCGCCGCCCTCGCGCGGCGCGCGACGCGCTGCGCGGTCCTGGCCGACTTCGGGACGAGCGATCACGCGCCGCTGGTGGCCGAGCTGCCGTGA
- a CDS encoding DUF72 domain-containing protein codes for MIRFGPAGWEYDDWAGIVYPKPEPRGFDRLRFLAGYFGTVEVNASFYRPFPAAVAARWLERVSDVPQFRFGAKVWRRFTHEREAYGAEEVEQGRAALDALHGAGKLGAALLQFPWSFKRTGPNEEWLRGLFRAFAGLPLVLEVRHDSWGAREVLEELTEARVGFVNVDQPLFHHSLRPGAKVTSPVAYVRVHGRNWKDWFRKTAGRDARYDYLYTAAELAPWAERIRALDAAPAHPDVYVVTNNHFEGKAPANALMLESLVAGRPVDAPPELVRRYAAALEPYAASAEPTAGRDGL; via the coding sequence GTGATCCGCTTCGGGCCGGCGGGGTGGGAGTACGACGACTGGGCCGGGATCGTCTACCCGAAGCCGGAGCCGCGCGGGTTCGACCGGCTCCGGTTCCTGGCCGGCTACTTCGGGACCGTGGAGGTCAACGCCTCCTTCTACCGCCCGTTCCCCGCCGCGGTGGCGGCGCGCTGGCTCGAGCGCGTCTCCGACGTGCCGCAGTTCCGCTTCGGCGCCAAGGTCTGGCGCCGGTTCACGCACGAGCGCGAGGCGTACGGGGCGGAGGAGGTCGAGCAGGGGCGGGCCGCGCTCGACGCCCTGCACGGCGCGGGGAAGCTGGGCGCGGCGCTGCTCCAGTTCCCCTGGTCGTTCAAGCGCACCGGCCCCAACGAGGAGTGGCTGCGGGGACTCTTCCGGGCGTTCGCCGGCCTGCCGCTCGTGCTCGAGGTGCGCCACGATTCGTGGGGGGCGCGGGAGGTCCTCGAGGAGCTCACCGAGGCGCGGGTCGGCTTCGTCAACGTCGACCAGCCGCTCTTCCACCACTCGCTCCGCCCCGGCGCGAAGGTCACCTCACCCGTCGCGTACGTGCGGGTCCACGGGCGCAACTGGAAGGACTGGTTCCGCAAGACCGCCGGACGCGACGCGCGCTACGACTACCTGTACACGGCGGCCGAGCTCGCGCCGTGGGCGGAGCGGATCCGCGCGCTCGACGCGGCCCCCGCCCACCCGGACGTCTACGTGGTCACGAACAACCACTTCGAGGGCAAGGCCCCGGCGAACGCCCTGATGCTCGAGTCGCTCGTGGCCGGCCGGCCGGTGGACGCGCCGCCGGAGCTCGTCCGGCGCTACGCCGCCGCGCTGGAGCCGTACGCCGCGTCCGCGGAGCCAACGGCAGGACGTGACGGCCTCTGA